The DNA window TAACCGGTGGGTTTTGATGTTCGGGATCCCTGTGATCACAGGATTGTGGGGCGGGATCCCTGTGGTAGCTCAGTCGGCCAATCCGACTCTCTGTCAGCAATTTCCACAGGATATCCGCTGTACCCTTTCTGCTCCTAGCCAGAGTGGACAAGCACTGCAACCGACATCCCGACCTCGGATTGCTGTCCTGGATTTTGATTTCAGCAGCCTCAGCAATCCCTACAGCATTCCCAATGCCTCCCGGGGAGTGAGTGATGTCTTGGTGGATCGATTGGTGAAAGATGGAACGTTCTCGGTGATCGAACGGTCGCGGCTAGAAGCCATCTTGGCTGAGCAAAACCTGGGTCTATCTGGGCGATTGGATGCCAACACAGCCGCTCAAGTGGGGCGAATCCTGGGGGTAGATGCCGTGATCATCGGTAGTGTGACGCAGTTTGATGTGTCTGTACGCCGCTCCGGGGGAGGGGCCCCTGTCTTGACTCCGTTTGGGCGGTTCCCGGTGGCGGTGGGGGCTGAGTCGGTGGATGCGGATGCCAATGTGCAGCTGAATGTCCGCTTGGTCAGCACCAGCACTGCGGAAATTTTGACGGTCGTGGAAGGTCGGGGAAACATCAGCCAGTCCGATAGCACCGTAACTGTGGCTGGCTTTGGGGGGGGATCCGCCACCAGCAATGAAGAAAAGCTGTTGGTATTGGCCACTCAACAGGCTGTGGATCAAGTGGCGGGTCAGTTGGTGGCCGCTGCTGGACGTTTGGCTGCTCAACCGCAAGCCTTGCCGACGGTGGATGCCCTAGTGGCAGATGTGTATGGCAACCAGGTGATATTGAATAAGGGCAGCCGTGATGGGTATCGAGTGGGTTTAATTCTCTCGGTGGAGCGGGTGGTGCGGGAAGTCACGGATCCAGCCACAGGGGCAGTGTTGCGTAAATTAACTGAGCCTGCCGGACAGATCCAACTCACAGAAGTGGATGATGGCTCCAGCGTTGGGCGTATTCTCAGCGGAGCAAGCTTCTCGGTAGGGGATGTCGCTAAGCCGATTCAGTAAACTGGCTATGGCTCCACCTAGGCAGACATGAGTTAGTTTCTCTTTGGGCTGCAGGATCCCTCTGCCTAATTCCTGATCCGTCTCAATCTACTCATGCAGGATGACTTCCACATTTTTGTATTTGAGAATGATTTCCCTAACTTGTTTGACTGGATAAGATTTGGCTTGATTGCCTTGCAGCTGAATATTAATAATTTTAATTTCAGCAACCCCATCTTTTGTATAGATGTGTATAGATGTGTATAGATGTGATGGCTACCTCTAATGTGTTCTGCAAACCCAAGTCTTTTCAAAACTTGGCAAAGATCAGCAAAGGGAATGCTTGTGTCAGACGTTCCCAACAGGATCTTTGCCAAGAACTTATCAAACTGAGTCAAGAGATCTTTCCCTCTTCAGTAGCTACTCAATCCCCTCAATCTTGTCCTCGATCTCCTGATATAGCTCCTGCAGCCGCTCAATATTGGCCTGTGAGGTCTCCCAATAGCCGCGACCATTCACCTCCAGCAGGGATCCGACAATACGCCGAAAAGAATGGGGGTTGAGGTTCATCAGCCGTTGGCGCATCGCCTCATCCTTGATGAAGGTCTCGTTGGTTTCCTCGTAAACCCAGTTATCGACAGCCCCAGCGGTGGCGGACCAACCGGAGGTGTTCACCAAGCGCTTTGCGATCTCCCGCACCCCTTCGTACCCATGCTTGAGCATGCCCTCGTACCACTTGGGATTGAGCAGCTTGGTGCGGGCATCCAGTCGGACGGTTTCGCTCAGGGTACGGATCTGGGCGTTGGGGGTGGTAGTATCCGCCATATAGGCCGAGGGAGTTTTGCCATCCTGGCGCAAGCTCTGCACCAACTTGGTCGGATCCGAGTCGAAGTAGTGGCTGACATCCGTCAGGCTGATTTCCGATGAATCCAGGTTTTGGAAGGTGACATCCACCGTCTTGAGGCTGGACTCAAACAGTTGCCGCATCTGCTGGTTGGGTAGGTTGGAACCAAAGGCGAAGGATTTGCGGGTGAGATACATTTCCCGCAGCTCGCTTTCGTCTTCCCAGGAGCTGTTTTCCACGGCCAAATTGACGTTGGAGGAATAGGATCCCGAGGCATTGGAAAAGACGCGGGTGGCGGCTTGGCTTAGGGTCAGGCCCATTTCTTCCGCTTGTTGTAGAGCATGTTTGCGGACAAAGTTTTGCTCTAGAGGCTCAACAGCTTCCGCAGCCAATTTCACGGCGCGGTCAATCAAATCCATCTGATTCACAAATAAATCGCGAAATACACCGGAGCAATTGACCACCACATCGATGCGGGGCCGACCCAGTTCTTCCAGTGGAATCAGCTCCACTTTGTTCACCCGACCGAGGGCATCTGGCTTGGGCCGTACCCCCAGCAAACACAGCACCTGAGCCAAGGACTCACCGTAGGTTTTGATGTTATCCGTGCCCCAGAGCACCACCGAAATGGTTTCGGGATACTTGCCACCGTTGACGCTCATTTCCCGCGCCAGCAGCCGTTCCACCACAATTTCGGCTGACTTAATCGCCGCTGAGGTGGGAATGGACTGGGGATCCAAAGCATGAATGTTTTTCCCAGTGGGCAACACATTGGGATTGCGAATCGGATCCCCACCCGGCCCTGGCACAATGTATTCTCCTTCCAAGGCCCTGAGCAGGGATCCCAGTTCAAAATCTGCCGTCACTTGTTTGAGGCATTCTTCCAAAAACTCGAACAAGGGCTTAAGCAAGTCGGAATCCACATGGGGATATCCGGCCTCTTTCAGGGCAGTCACCCAGGGGGCTTGGCGGCCCATGTTAAAGAAGTTAAGCTTCGAAACTTTGGAGACGCGCCCTTCGGCGTCGGTTTGCTCCTTCACCAGCGCAGCGACCGCTTTTTGGCAGGCTTTGTTGATCTGATCCAGCAGTGCAGTATCTGCCAAATTACCCCGATCCCGACTGCGATACAGGTCATCAATATCGCGTCCCAAACTTTGGGCGATAATGCGCGGTAGACCAAGGATCTCTTCTTCGGGGCGGTCAATGCTGGCGATACTCACCAGGGTGGCAATCGCCTCTTCAGCGGTGGGAGGGGCACCAATAACATGCAGGCCGCAGGGCAAGAGCCGCGACTCAATTTCCATCAACTTGGCGTAGAGCTTGCCAACAACGGTATCCCGTTCTTCCAAACTCAACTCCGCTGCATCCACCTCCGGCAACTCCACATCCTTGTCCAGATTGACCATGCGGGCTTTGTCGCAAATGGTATTGACAATTTGGATCCCGCGTCCTCCTTCCCGCAGGCTTTGGTAGGAGCCGATCAACTCCCGCAATTCCTGCAAACCTTTGTAGAGTCCGGCATTTTCGGCAGGCGGAGTCAGGTAGCTGATGGTACAGGCATAGCCCCGCCGTTTGGCAATCGTCGCCTCACTGGGATTATTGGCGGCATAGTAATAGAGATTGGGAATGGATCCAATCAAATTGTCGGGATAGCACTCCCCGGACATACCAATTTGTTTGCCGGGCATGAACTCCAGGGATCCGTGGGTGCCAAAGTGCAGTACCGCATCCGCCCCCCAGATTTTTTCCAGATAGGTGTAGTAGGCGGCAAAGCCGTGGTGAGGGCTAGCGGACTTAGAAAACAGCAGCCGCATCGGATCCCCTTCATAGCCGAAGGTGGGCTGTACCCCGATGAACACATTACCGAAATGCTTACCGTAAATGAGTAGATTTTGCCCGTCGGTATTCAATTGACCAGGTGCCGGCCCCCAATATTTTTCAATCGCTTTGACATTGGGGGTGAGGCTTTCGTATTCTCGCACAGACAGTTTGGCAGCGATGTTCAACTCAGGGCTGGCATATTGGGCCTGAGCATCGTGCAAGATGGACTCCATCAACGCCTGGGGAGTTTCTGGTAATTCAGATCCCAGATCGTAGCCATTACTGGCCAAAGCCTGCATCACCCGATGGATGGAGGAAAACACATCCAAGTAGGCCGCCGTGCCCACATTGCCTTTATCCGGCGGGAAGCTGAAGACGGTGATGGCAATTTTTTTGTCTAGCTTGGGTTTGCGGCGCAAATTGGCCCATTTGATTGCTCGCGCTGCAATCAACTCAATCCGATCCTGCAGGGCGTGCGCTTTGCCCGTGGCCGCATCCCGTCCTGACAAAATGATCGGGTCAATCGCCCCATCCAGTTCGGGAATGGCAATCTGCAACGCCACCTGCACCGGGTGCAAGCCCAGGTCGCTATCCGCCCATTCTTCGGTGGATTGAAACACCAACGGCAACGCCACCATATAGGGACGATTCAGCCGCTGCAAGGACTCCACCGCCTTGGGATGATCCTGCCGGGCCGGGCCACCCACCAACGCAAAGCCTGTCAAAGACACCACCGCATCCACAATCGGCGCTGTTTTCTCGGCATTCCAGAAGAACTCATTCACCGGCTTGGAAAAATCCAGTCCCCCAGCAAAAATGGGCAGTACCCGCGCCCCCCGCGACTCCAGCTCCTGCACCATCGCCACATAGTGGGCATCATCGCCGGTAACCAAATGGGTTCGCTGCAACACCAGCCCCACACAGGGAGCCAAGGGATCCTTCACCTCCTCCGGCAGATCCTCACGGGCGTTCAACCAGGTCAGATACTCCGGCACAGTGGCGAACATCTGCGGCGCCAGCGGATGCCAGATGCCCATATCCAGAAAGGTGACCGGCTCGGCAAAGGTGACCTGATCTTTCATCCCCGGCAGATAGCGATCCGCCAGCATCAGCAAAAAGTTCTCCAGGTTATCGGTGGATCCCCCCAGCCAATACTGGA is part of the Thermostichus vulcanus str. 'Rupite' genome and encodes:
- a CDS encoding magnesium chelatase subunit H, with the translated sequence MFTLVKPTTRHIAPSDLRDRTLMKVVYVVLEPQYQSALTAAVQRINSQHPRLAVEMSGYLVEELRDPAGYEAFKQDLKTANVFIGSLIFIEDIAQKVVQAVEPVRERLDAAVVFPSMPEVMRLNKMGSFSMAQLGQSKSAIAQFMRKRKEKQGSSFQDGMLKLLQTLPKVLKYLPFDKAQDARNFMLSFQYWLGGSTDNLENFLLMLADRYLPGMKDQVTFAEPVTFLDMGIWHPLAPQMFATVPEYLTWLNAREDLPEEVKDPLAPCVGLVLQRTHLVTGDDAHYVAMVQELESRGARVLPIFAGGLDFSKPVNEFFWNAEKTAPIVDAVVSLTGFALVGGPARQDHPKAVESLQRLNRPYMVALPLVFQSTEEWADSDLGLHPVQVALQIAIPELDGAIDPIILSGRDAATGKAHALQDRIELIAARAIKWANLRRKPKLDKKIAITVFSFPPDKGNVGTAAYLDVFSSIHRVMQALASNGYDLGSELPETPQALMESILHDAQAQYASPELNIAAKLSVREYESLTPNVKAIEKYWGPAPGQLNTDGQNLLIYGKHFGNVFIGVQPTFGYEGDPMRLLFSKSASPHHGFAAYYTYLEKIWGADAVLHFGTHGSLEFMPGKQIGMSGECYPDNLIGSIPNLYYYAANNPSEATIAKRRGYACTISYLTPPAENAGLYKGLQELRELIGSYQSLREGGRGIQIVNTICDKARMVNLDKDVELPEVDAAELSLEERDTVVGKLYAKLMEIESRLLPCGLHVIGAPPTAEEAIATLVSIASIDRPEEEILGLPRIIAQSLGRDIDDLYRSRDRGNLADTALLDQINKACQKAVAALVKEQTDAEGRVSKVSKLNFFNMGRQAPWVTALKEAGYPHVDSDLLKPLFEFLEECLKQVTADFELGSLLRALEGEYIVPGPGGDPIRNPNVLPTGKNIHALDPQSIPTSAAIKSAEIVVERLLAREMSVNGGKYPETISVVLWGTDNIKTYGESLAQVLCLLGVRPKPDALGRVNKVELIPLEELGRPRIDVVVNCSGVFRDLFVNQMDLIDRAVKLAAEAVEPLEQNFVRKHALQQAEEMGLTLSQAATRVFSNASGSYSSNVNLAVENSSWEDESELREMYLTRKSFAFGSNLPNQQMRQLFESSLKTVDVTFQNLDSSEISLTDVSHYFDSDPTKLVQSLRQDGKTPSAYMADTTTPNAQIRTLSETVRLDARTKLLNPKWYEGMLKHGYEGVREIAKRLVNTSGWSATAGAVDNWVYEETNETFIKDEAMRQRLMNLNPHSFRRIVGSLLEVNGRGYWETSQANIERLQELYQEIEDKIEGIE
- a CDS encoding CsgG/HfaB family protein → MCNRWVLMFGIPVITGLWGGIPVVAQSANPTLCQQFPQDIRCTLSAPSQSGQALQPTSRPRIAVLDFDFSSLSNPYSIPNASRGVSDVLVDRLVKDGTFSVIERSRLEAILAEQNLGLSGRLDANTAAQVGRILGVDAVIIGSVTQFDVSVRRSGGGAPVLTPFGRFPVAVGAESVDADANVQLNVRLVSTSTAEILTVVEGRGNISQSDSTVTVAGFGGGSATSNEEKLLVLATQQAVDQVAGQLVAAAGRLAAQPQALPTVDALVADVYGNQVILNKGSRDGYRVGLILSVERVVREVTDPATGAVLRKLTEPAGQIQLTEVDDGSSVGRILSGASFSVGDVAKPIQ